cagtggaaacagtggctgactttatttttctgggctccagaatcactgcagatgatgattgcagccatgaaattaaaagacacttactccttggaaggaaagttatgaccaacctggacagcatattaaaaagcagaggcattactttgccaacaaagatccgtctagtcaaggctatggtttttctagtagtcatgtatggatgtgagagttgaactataaagaaagctgagcaccgaagaattgatgcttttgacctgtggtgttggagaaaactcttgagtcccttggactgcaaggagatccaaccagtccatcctaaaggagatcagtcctgggtgttcattggaaggactgatattgaagctgaaattccaatactttggccacctgatgcgaaaagctgactcatttaaaaagaccctgatgctgggaaagattgagggcaggaggagaaggggacaacaagaggatgagatggtcggatggcatcactgactcagtggacatgggtttggttggactccagcagttggagatggacagggaggcctggtgtgctgcggttcatggggtcatgaagcgttggacatgattgagctactgaactgaactgaactgactgagctaaGCAATGCCTGGATAAAACATTACTTTTGGGTGTGTCTGTCAGAGTCATTCCAGAAGAGATAACCATTTGACTCAGTGGACGGAATGAAGAAAATCTGCCCTCACCAGTGTGGGTGAGCATCATCTAACCCCTGAGGGCGTGGGTAAAACAAAAAGGTGGAGGACAGGCaagttctttcttcctctctcttcttgaGCTGGGATGTTGATTTTCTCCTGCCCTTGGACATCAGAGCTCCTGGTTTGGGGGCCTTGGAAATCCAAGACATATACCAGTGGCCCCCCCGGTTGTCAGTCCTTCATTATTTGGACTGAATTATACCACTGGCTTTTCTGGTTTCCCATCTTACACATTGCAAATGTGGGACCTCTCTGCCTCCATGAACATGTGGCCAATGCCTATAATCAGTCTGTctcctgtttctctggagaaccctgacttaACACACTAACCATACACAGGCCAAAACCAGAGTGAGATGCCACATCACACCCACTTGGACTGGTTATCAAGAAACTAGAAGATCAGGATTGGCAAGAAATTGGAACCCTGTGCTCGTTGGTGAGAATGTGAAATGGTACCACCGCTATGGGAAACAGTAGTGGTTCCCTCTGCCCCTCCACATAAAACATGGAGTTACCACATGACCCAAAAGTTCTCCTCCATGAAAAGCAGAGATTCAGAGAGAGATTTGTACACTCCCATTTACAGTAGCATTATTCATGATGGTCAAAAGGTGGACACAACCAAGGTACCTATGAATAACAAAATACAGTATGTCCCtgcaatggattattactcatccttaaaaaggaaggaaatgctgACATTGGCTGTACCATGGATAAGTCATAAAgtcattatgctcagtgaaataaggacagtattgtatgattccacttggaTGAGGTCCTTAGAAcagtcagattcatagagacgGGGGGTAGACTGCTGGTCACCAGGGCTTCGGTGGAAGGAATACAGAGTTGGTGTTTAGTGAGTGTGGTGTCTCAGTTTGGGAAGAAGAcaaattctggagatggatggggcAGTCAGTGCACGCAAATGGATGGACTTAATGCCACAGAACCGTATGCTTTCAAATGATTAAAATAGTAAATGTTACATATAACTTACCACAACTTTAAAAAAGACAGTTTTGATTTTCCACTCACCATCCAGCCCAAAAAAGCTGTgagatttaaaaggaagaaatgcaGTCATTGTGTTCCACCAGGTCTGCTGCCAGCATATCTGGATCATTGGGATGGTAAAGACAATCACTTGGAAGAGCACttgattttttaatctttaatacaGATGTTTTAGTGTCAGGTTCAACTTATGGGAAAGTTTTCTGTCAATGTGGCTGGAGGAGTAAAACACAAAGCAGATTCCTCAGGGTAAAGGGTATCTGAAAACACACATCTTCAGCCTGTGAGATCCAGAGCTGTCCTGTCCCTTCTCCACAACATGCAGATTCCCTGGAGCCCCGCGTGGTGGACCAAGGCCATTGTGGGCCTGGGTCCTGGTGGCCCTGCTCCCTGCGGCACCCACGGGGGCATCTTTAGGTCACCGAGAGGCGCTTTGTGGATACAGCTTGAGTGAACAGTTCTCACAGGCACACAGCTAGGAGAGACGCAGTGCACATGGGCCTGGGTGGTGGTGCTGGCTTGATTTCATTCCTGTCGCTGTAAATTCTGTAAACTGCTAACATCTCTCAGCTTACTCCACCGTGGCCAGAGGACCTGGCTCCCCAGGGCGTTTGCCGCGGTCTGCTGTGGCATTGGTGATGCAGACGTGTCCCCAGGGGGAGCAGGCTGAGTGGCCAGAgaagcagggggaggggaggtctGGAGGGGTGGGGTTGACAGGAGGGACTGTGAGAGGGGGGCTGGGAAGCAAGTGGGTTTAGAAACAGAGAGGTTGATGTGAATTTGGTGAAATACAGGACTGAGTGTGTACAGGGTTTGGTGTGGATGTTTTTCAGGCATTTTTCCAGTTTTGCTAATTTCTAGGGAAATAAAACCATTGAGAATGGTTACTGCCATTTTCAGAAAATGTGCCACCCTTTTCCCAGGTCCTTCCTCACCTGCTTCATTTGTCACTGTGAGTTCTGGCCATCAGGCTGTTCCTTGTGCTTTAATCTACTGCTGTTGTCACCAAGAGTAGAATTCTGAGTCCTGGAAACAGTGGAAGGTGTTCTGTGCTGTTCTCAATGCCTGGGGCCTGGACACCTGGGTAGTCACTCTGTGGCCTGTCGCCATTATATGATTGTATAGTCAGACCTAAGGATGCCACCTGCTTGCAGTGAGGGGGGCTGTGCTGGACGCTGGCCTTCAGGGAGCAGGGAAGGTTACCTTTGCCTTGGAAGGTCACCTTCGACTCCTAGGTCTGCCTGTGGTCACTTTCAGGTCACAGGAGGCTATGATGGCAGATCATGTGTGTGCGTATTCTTTTGGAATCCAAAAATGTGGGCACTACCCTCACTCTGATTCAGTTCTTATCAGTCACAACAGCCCAGCAGACCCTGCTGTAGCCAACAATGAGTTCAGAAGGGATACCATATGGAAACACTCTGTTGACAAGTTCATGGTCTTAGAAATGATCCTTAGTCATGCCTCTTGTTTGCTTGTCACCTTGTCAGTCTGGCCAAACATCTGTGAAAAAAGATACTACAACTCAATCTCAGGTTCTATGTACCTTGTGAATATTTGTACTGAAGAATCAGTTCATTGGAAGATGCCCAGAGAGCTCTTAGGTTTGGGAAACTCAGTTTTCAGTTTGAAAGCCCACTGGTGTGGATGGGCAGTGCTTTCCTTCTGCCGCTGTTAACGCAGGGCAGCCCCAGCTCGGAAGGCTTGATACCAGagttgcacacacacacgtgtagaTTGAGACTACAGACCTGTCTCAAGGCTACAGTGGGGAGATCTGTTGTACTTGTGGCCACAGCTTTCCTCTAGGTACAGATTAAGGGCTGGGGCTTTGTAGTCCTGGGTGTTAAACAGCCTCTGTTCAGCGGAGTGTGTGTGATCCTTTGGCTTCGGGTGCTGCTGCGTGAAACTAATTATCTTCCTGTGATGTCcactccctgctccccacccaggAACGGCGCCTGTGGCCTTCAGACGGCTCTGAACCTCGGCCCACCTCAGAGGTAAGCGATTGGACACTGGCGAGGTGTGGGTGGCAGGAGATGAACAAGATTGGTGGAAGGGTTGAATGTGTCAGCACAGACAAAGACCAAGATGTGTGCCAATAACCTGGTTTAAGAGGtggaggagggacttccctggtggcccagtggttttaagacttcaccttccaatgcaaggggtttgatccccagccagggagctaggatcccacttGCCTGGAGGCCAGTAtaacccaaacatcaaagtgttgtaacagattcaataaagacttggtATGATTGGGAAGGGGCCttctaggtggtgcagtggttaagaatctgcgtgctaatgcaggttcggtccctggatggggaagatccccttgagtaggtaatgccaacccactccagtattcctccttgaaaaattccatggacagaggagtctggtggaccacagtccatggggctgcaaagagttggacacgattgagcacgcacacacatacaattGGGAAAATGAGTTTTTTGCCTTTAAGTTGAAAATATGGTATGAGAGAAGTTGATGGTtgaatatatatatctttatacgTATGTCTTTCCTCTAGAAGAAAGTCGAATGGTGAATAAGTTAAGAAATGTCgattcttttggggaaaaaaatctataatcatctttactttgaaatataaaacatttttcatgttGGTTGCTAAAAATTACAGGAAATTTTATACAAAATAACTGGAAAACTCtagaagccagaaagaaaaagtcacttgtttcatattttaaaataactgataGGGCAACAAGTTCCTATAAATAAGTCATAAGTTGTCCCAGCCTTGTATCTGCTCCAAGTACAGGCCTGTGGAGTTGTCAATTACAAAGGAAATTCTGTACCCTTCCCCACTCCTCTGAATCACAGGACTAGAAGCTAGAAGGGGCTTGAGAAAGCAGGGGGGCTGTCCTTTCTATAAAAAAGAGTGGGACCTGGAGCAGGTCATGTTGGGGggctggcctgggggtgggggctcctgTATTCTTCTTAACCCAGTGGGAAATGTACACATAGCACATACAATAACTCCATTAAACCTACATTTTCAGGTAACTGCAATTATCCGTTGCTGAACCATCCTGGGTTTGGCAAGGTGAGTGATGTAAGTCATTAGGAATGAGAAAACTTTTTTTCTGGAATAGTCTTTACttgtttttttggtgggggaagTTTTCAGACGGGTGAGAACAGACCAGGCGTGAATTTCCCTGCGGCCGTCACGTCCGTGGTCATCACTGTGCTGAGAACATCTCGCAGCCGTTCCTCTCTTCCCTGCAGACCATGTATGCCCCGCGGTCCAGGGATGGGGTGACTGCCCCGCCTTTTCTCCAGAGGGATCGGTTCAGCCGCTTCCAGCCCACCTACCCCTACGTGCAGCACGAGATTGACCTTCCCCCCACCATCTCCCTGTCGGACGGGGAGGAGCCGCCTCCTTACCAGGGGCCCTGCACCCTGCAGCTCCGGGACCCTGAACAGCAGATGGAACTCAACCGAGAGTCGGTGCGGGCACCGCCCAACCGAACTGTATTTGACAGCGACTTGATAGGCGTGTCCGTGTACAGTGGGGGCCCGTGCCCACCCAGCAGCAATTCAGGCATCAGTGCCAGCACCTGCAGTAGTACTGGGAGGATGGCGGGGCCGCCCCCGGCCTACAGTGAGGCGATGGGTCACTACCCAGGCgccactccctcccacccccagcacagCAGTGCGCACAGGGGGAGCAGACTGCTGCTCCAGCGGGAAGGCCCCGGAGCACGGAGCTGCCCATCCAGGGCACGGACAGGAAGCCCAGGGAGTGCGTCTGACCTGCGAGCACACCTGATGTGAGAAAAGAAATGGGGGAGTCGCAGCACAGCAGAATTCAGTAAAACAGAACAATTCTTTTCAGGGGAGCCACACGCAGAAGGGAATAGCGCAAACCTCCAGTCTGGCCACAACAGTATTCACCTGCGGCAGAGACGGGACAGGGCTGGTTTTGGCAAAGTGTGGGCATGAGAACACAAAAGGGTGCTTTGAAGACACCATGAAATAAAACCCACGAGGTGTTTGACTTAACTGTGAAAGCAGAGGCCAGAATGCCTGTTTTACAATTAACCGAATACAGAGGAAAGTTATACATTATGGGGAAGACTCACTAGTTTGCTTTCCCCCTGAACTATggaacttttgttttaaaaatatgattctaAGTTCCTGGTTTGTGTGCCAAGGTATAAAGTGAAGTCAGATGAATGCAAGGAGTTAAATCTGTGTTGTGatgctgtgtttttaaaaattgcactaTCTTCATTGTTTTAACATGAGGAAGCTTTATGTGAAGTCCTGTATGTTGTTTTCTCACCTGTGCATCATTATTAGGCCCCATAATAATGTTCTCCCCGTAATTATGCAGGAAAGGGTGTTTGGGGAGGTAGCCTAACGTACTAACTTACACTTGTGAAGAGAGTCATCACAGGGCATGCATCACCAAGGCACCTGCAGACTGGATGGAGCAGAGGAAACTCCCGCATC
This window of the Dama dama isolate Ldn47 chromosome 27, ASM3311817v1, whole genome shotgun sequence genome carries:
- the LDLRAD4 gene encoding LOW QUALITY PROTEIN: low-density lipoprotein receptor class A domain-containing protein 4 (The sequence of the model RefSeq protein was modified relative to this genomic sequence to represent the inferred CDS: inserted 1 base in 1 codon), coding for MQEAGFQATNAFTECKFTCTSGQCLYLGSLVCNQQNDCGDNSDEENCLLVTEHPPPGIFSSELEFAQVVVVVVVVTVMVVVVFCLLNHYRASTRSFIHRPGQGQRQEDRPQLERRLWPSDGSEPRPTSETMYAPRSRDGVTAPPFLQRDRFSRFQPTYPYVQHEIDLPPTISLSDGEEPPPYQGPCTLQLRDPEQQMELNRESVRAPPNRTVFDSDLIGVSVYSGGPCPPSSNSGISASTCSSTGRMAGPPPAYSEAMGHYPGATPSHPQHSSAHRGSRLLLQREGXRSTELPIQGTDRKPRECV